From Scleropages formosus chromosome 9, fSclFor1.1, whole genome shotgun sequence, one genomic window encodes:
- the LOC108930533 gene encoding thymic stromal cotransporter homolog has product MGAFLTLVEPVVVINTVGSSFFSVALTLAVYNRTLEQTSGHSDQAQAQSSHFFLIHNTLACLLSLVSTVPLGRLSDRLGPRVLLTVPQVGSVLSKCFLLLFLLFQLPLGVLYAGAAVYGLSGGSPAYWGGVVSLAALSSGQGERSLKLNIVDFCSGVAGVVGGLVAGYIYRVGQSGVALTLTSVGLCFAGLLYSTFLLSYPVPSVTQRHRLPQGARLQDRKAVVLLFSALMLFLLGMSGAENVLCLFVLKPPLSWDSVWSGYGRAATDAMYLSSFLGVLLLSRPLGDVALILLGIVSNCTGMAIMAFATQSWIYFLARGIMMFACIPMPTLRAQLSKILDAQMYGRVFGMLQSALAITEVVSVVLFTSIYPLTLDWYSGFCFLLSCAISYLSALPILYLNWSWTRRGYQAIPGTDNTQHSVVLNPAEKHIWREAPKDPGFFSSSSSSKLLPYIACSSCSISSYHSRLAARHREKNKLDRVYSNVKGAYKAAPRPHFGQSDHISVFLYPAYRQLLKQAPPVSKNVKVWSEESDEVLQDCFDCTDWKVFKNAAMREDCTVDLDDYTSAVTSSISTCVKNTVPTKQIRTYPNQKPLINCEVRSMLRARSTAFISGNASGYEKARYDLRRAIWAAKKGYRLRLECHYTTADTRHMWQGLQNIADYWNRSRCEITDSRITPDKLNEFFARFEVFNNEPLGIKLTDSSQLSVSMPNAFMDDLSLSLNRFF; this is encoded by the exons ATGGGGGCTTTCCTGACCCTGGTGGAGCCAGTAGTGGTGATTAACACTGTGGGAAGCTCCTTCTTCAGTGTGGCCCTGACACTGGCCGTCTACAATCGCACCCTGGAGCAGACGTCGGGTCACAGTGACCAAGCTCAAGCGCAGTCCTCCCACTTCTTCCTGATCCACAACACTCTGGCCTGCTTGCTGTCTCTGGTTTCCACCGTGCCGCTGGGGAGGCTCTCAGACCGCCTGGGGCCGCGCGTCTTGCTGACGGTGCCGCAGGTCGGATCCGTGTTGAGCAagtgcttcctgctgctcttcctcctaTTCCAGCTGCCCCTGGGAGTTCTGTATGCAGGGGCGGCAGTATACGGCCTCAGCGGCGGATCCCCGGCCTACTGGGGAGGGGTGGTGTCCCTGGCTGCCCTCAGCTCAGGCCAGGGTGAGCGCAGCCTCAAGCTCAACATTGTCGACTTCTGCAGCGGAGTGGCAGGTGTGGTTGGAGGGCTGGTCGCTGGTTACATCTACCGTGTGGGACAGTCCGGTGTTGCTCTCACCCTCACCAGTGTGGGGCTGTGTTTCGCTGGTCTCCTCTACTCCACCTTCCTTCTCTCCTACCCCGTACCCTCAGTCACCCAGAGGCACAGGCTGCCTCAGGGTGCGAGGCTGCAGGATCGCAAAGCCGTGGTGCTACTCTTCTCAGCACTCATGCTCTTCCTGCTGGGCATGAGCGGTGCGGAGAACGTGTTGTGCCTCTTCGTGCTGAAGCCACCCCTCAGCTGGGACTCGGTGTGGTCCGGCTACGGCAGGGCCGCCACCGACGCCATGTACCTCAGCAGCTTCCTGggtgtgctgctgctctcccGTCCGCTGGGGGACGTGGCCCTCATTCTGCTGGGCATCGTGTCCAACTGCACTGGCATGGCCATCATGGCATTCGCCACACAGAGCTGGATCTACTTCCTGG CTCGAGGAATAATGATGTTCGCCTGCATTCCAATGCCCACACTCAGAGCACAGCTGTCCAAGATTCTGGATGCTCAGATGTATG GACGTGTGTTTGGCATGCTGCAGTCAGCCCTGGCCATCACGGAGGTTGTGTCTGTCGTGCTCTTCACCTCCATTTACCCCCTGACCCTAGACTGGTACAGTGGATTCTGCTTCCTCCTCTCCTGTGCTATCAGCTACCTAAGTGCTCTGCCTATTCT TTACCTGAATTGGAGTTGGACCAGACGAGGATACCAGGCCATCCCCGGCACAGACAACACGCAGCACAGT GTTGTTCTGAACCCTGCTGAGAAGCACATCTGGAGAGAAGCACCCAAGGACCCGGGTTTCttcagctcttcctcctcctcgaAGCTGTTGCCGTATATCgcctgcagctcctgctccaTCTCCAGTTATCACAGCAGGCTTGCAGCACGTCATAG ggagaaaaacaaattggaCCGGGTGTACAGTAACGTGAAGGGCGCATACAAGGCTGCACCCCGACCCCACTTCGGACAGTCTGATCACATCTCAGTGTTCCTCTACCCTGCATACAGACAGCTTCTCAAGCAAGCCCCCCCAgtgagtaaaaatgtaaaagtgtggtCTGAAGAATCTGATGAGGTGCTTCAAGACTGCTTTGACTGCACTGATTGGAAGGTGTTTAAGAATGCTGCCATGCGCGAGGACTGTACTGTTGACCTTGATGACTACACGTCAGCAGTAACCAGCTCCATTAGCACCTGCGTCAAGAACACTGTGCCCACCAAACAGATCCGGACATACCCCAACCAAAAGCCGTTGATAAACTGTGAAGTTCGATCCATGTTGCGTGCCCGCTCTACTGCATTCATCTCAGGCAATGCCAGTGGCTACGAGAAGGCCAGGTACGATCTTCGAAGAGCCATTTGGGCTGCCAAGAAGGGATACAGACTGAGACTAGAGTGTCATTACACTACGGCTGACACCCGGCACATGTGGCAGGGATTACAGAACATCGCAGACTATTGGAACAGAAGCAGGTGTGAGATCACTGACAGCCGCATCACACCTGACAAACTCAATGAATTCTTTGCCCGTTTCGAGGTCTTCAACAACGAACCACTGGGTATTAAACTgactg ATTCTTCCCAGCTATCCGTGTCAATGCCAAATGCCTTTATGGATGATTTGAGCCTGTCCTTGAATCGCTTCTTCTGA
- the misp gene encoding mitotic interactor and substrate of PLK1, with protein sequence MLPMTQEDQVVSHLIQHPARQAPQSPQEGPSSTGGMETARRRWVIQPLSPKLEPTDLRSILASSREQSGQERRWAINNEQKQNGSLTLVFPQHSVTVTSQKSEHNHDVLVRTSQVQVSEGDKSRSWDASCPSSPSSASSTESQKGFYSFVDEESNPEAEKTAAWMASPERQAKLATLKEENGFKLQAYSEERKPEKLFQDSNDDSRYQIEDAEAVERDERNEMQERLEIIRSQAPRKKPTFTEQLGALESVDLSNSSQMLEGLSLCYSPSSAEKSHTGAEPSTTDTERISFNAARQQFLSMEQSTSNSFLQSSQQLPSSKSQEKPFQADGKLVTSRKGTCDNPPGGQPISPSFDLDLVQNKLFGSKRVTVYTSEEKTNMNQSCLPDNLNSESLYSPSEQCILHSDDSNKVLGQEETGSGPSSLGMTETPIEREIRVAQEREESLRRERGIKQTDTKEMVEIKTKPLFSLAGPFAVPLKAKEKNRVSFFIQREIQMESQREVDLQNQGKVPGLYDRGTPQELEDRKRVFEQQRDLVPVMPNKTSVPGKQADVMQAETGAEDITRTSQTAVLEEKEKSSMSAEEEVLPPCCPHRHPDEKALQLFNTGTILETISTKEGNPHTPQDLFSLTREDNIIATDGAGNRVATSWTPAVARTANTNAVNSGDVPSWQEANKGSTSARGNNSARFTPFPYTPLSTPTGSPSLSSRPILRQTGHHERFNLRPRKVHTPEAIRREIEQDLKREEELRMMRETSVLSTSQDVQDRVNQQELSTDDVENETPQPVLKSETPKVLVLKEETEEMKEQVTREETSKQASDLSFSLESDTVDHQQRAPTTSKGPEKVTDWSTPVPSPRLVPGFPSVSIVTAQPWSSPRLNSSTLTQFAALKPQTVRSETGVSRAQKGLTETLLDDFEERRVRMKIGENAYAGIQPSDDVNNEVLEATRVTRHKSTRALQWEAGVFANKGED encoded by the exons ATGTTACCAATGACTCAAGAAGATCAAGTAGTGAGCCATTTGATCCAGCATCCTGCTAGGCAAGCTCCTCAGTCCCCACAGGAGGGACCCTCATCCACTGGAGGAATGGAGACCGCACGCAGGAGATGGGTGATCCAACCGCTGTCCCCTAAACTGGAACCAACAGATTTAAGGAGCATTCTCGCTTCCAGCAGAGAGCAAAGTGGCCAGGAGAGGAGATGGGCCATCAACAATGAGCAAAAGCAGAATGGCTCTCTTACCTTGGTGTTCCCTCAGCACTCAGTAACTGTGACATCGCAGAAGAGTGAGCATAACCATGATGTGTTGGTCCGGACCAGTCAGGTCCAGGTGTCTGAGGGGGAcaaaagcaggagctgggatgCAAGCTGTCCCAGCAGTCCTAGTAGCGCTAGCAGCACCGAGTCCCAGAAAGGATTCTACTCCTTCGTGGATGAAGAGTCAAACCCTGAAGCAGAGAAAACAGCAGCTTGGATGGCCTCCCCGGAGAGACAGGCCAAATTGGCAACTTTGAAAGAGGAAAATGGTTTTAAGTTACAGGCCTACAGTGAAGAGAGAAAGCCAGAGAAACTGTTTCAGGACAGCAACGATGACTCGCGCTATCAGATAGAAGACGCAGAGGCTGTGGAGCGAGATGAGAGGAATGAGATGCAAGAAAGGCTGGAGATCATCCGCAGCCAGGCCCCCAGGAAGAAGCCCACTTTCACAGAGCAGTTGGGTGCACTTGAAAGCGTGGACCTGAGCAACTCCTCGCAAATGTTGGAAGGGCTTAGTCTCTGTTATAGCCCCTCAAGTGCAGAGAAAAGCCACACGGGGGCTGAGCCTTCCACCACTGACACGGAAAGGATCAGCTTCAATGCAGCACGGCAGCAATTCCTGAGCATGGAACAGAGTACGTCCAACTCTTTCCTTCAAAGTAGCCAGCAGCTTCCCTCATCTAAAAGCCAGGAAAAACCCTTCCAAGCAGATGGAAAGTTGGTTACGTCAAGGAAAGGTACTTGTGACAACCCTCCTGGAGGTCAGCCGATAAGTCCATCCTTTGACCTTGATTTAGtgcaaaataaattgtttgGAAGCAAAAGGGTGACTGTGTACACctctgaagaaaaaacaaacatgaatcaAAGCTGCCTCCCTGACAACCTCAACTCTGAGTCGCTGTATTCTCCAAGTGAACAATGTATCCTTCATAGTGATGACTCCAACAAAGTTTTGGGGCAGGAAGAAACTGGTAGTGGGCCTTCATCCCTGGGTATGACAGAGACACCCATTGAGAGAGAGATACGCGTTGcccaggagagggaggagagttTGCGGCGAGAACGAGGCATAAAGCAGACTGATACAAAGGAGATGGTGGAAATTAAGACCAAGCCTTTATTCTCCCTGGCAGGCCCCTTTGCAGTGCCGCTCAAggcaaaggagaaaaacagagtGAGTTTCTTCATCCAGCGGGAGATTCAGATGGAGAGCCAGAGGGAGGTGGACCTTCAGAACCAGGGCAAAGTGCCAGGTCTTTATGACCGTGGGACACCCCAGGAGCTCGAGGACCGAAAGAGGGTCTTTGAGCAGCAAAGAGATCTGGTTCCAGTGATGCCCAACAAGACAAGTGTCCCAGGAAAACAGGCTGATGTTATGCAGGCCGAAACAGGAGCTGAAGACATCACCAGGACTTCACAGACTGCTGTActagaagaaaaagaaaagagcagtATGTCAGCAGAAGAAGAAGTCTTGCCTCCTTGCTGTCCTCACAGGCACCCTGATGAGAAGGCTCTACAGCTCTTCAATACCGGGACCATCTTAGAAACCATTTCCACGAAGGAGGGAAATCCACACACTCCACAAGACCTGTTCTCCCTGACCAGGGAAGATAACATCATCGCTACAGATGGTGCAGGAAACAGAGTCGCAACTTCCTGGACCCCAGCTGTTGCGAGGACTGCAAACACAAATGCGGTAAACTCAGGCGATGTCCCCTCTTGGCAGGAAGCAAACAAAGGATCAACTTCAGCAAGAGGCAATAATTCTGCAAGGTTTACCCCTTTTCCTTATACCCCTCTCTCCACACCTACTGGTTCACCTTCACTGAGCAGCAGGCCAATCTTACGTCAGACTGGGCACCACGAGAGGTTCAACCTGAGGCCCCGCAAGGTCCATACCCCTGAGGCGATCCGCAGAGAAATTGAGCAAGACCTGAAGCGAGAGGAAGAGCTCAGGATGATGCGGGAGACCAGTGTTCTTTCTACATCTCAAGATGTCCAAGATAGGGTGAATCAGCAAGAACTTTCTACAGATGATGTAGAGAATGAGACCCCGCAACCTGTTTTAAAAAGTGAGACCCCTAAAGTTCTGGTGTTGAAGGAGGAAACCGAAGAAATGAAGGAACAAGTCACCCGCGAGGagacaagcaagcaagcaagcgaCCTGTCCTTCTCCTTGGAATCAGACACTGTTGATCATCAGCAAAGAGCACCAACCACCTCCAAGGGGCCAG AAAAGGTGACCGACTGGAGCACCCCAGTTCCAAGTCCTCGCCTGGTTCCCGGCTTCCCCTCTGTCTCCATTGTCACAGCCCAGCCCTGGAGCTCCCCACGGCTCAACTCCTCCACCTTGACCCAGTTCGCCGCCCTGAAGCCGCAGACCGTGAGGTCAGAGACCGGGGTCTCCCGAGCTCAGAAGGGTCTCACTGAAACCCTGCTGGATGACTTTGAAGAGAGGCGCGTCAGAATGAAAATAGGAGAGAATGCG TATGCTGGAATCCAGCCAAGTGATGATGTGAACAATGAG GTTCTGGAGGCCACTCGAGTCACCAGGCACAAAAGCACGCGGGCTCTCCAGTGGGAGGCAGGTGTGTTTGCCAACAAGGGAGAGGACTGA